Genomic DNA from Alkalihalobacterium alkalinitrilicum:
GGTAGTTCACTATCACATAAGAGCACACAAAACATAAACTGTACAGAAGGGGGGGATTTATGTTGTTCGGAAGATACGGAAATAATGAAAAACTATATCAACAATCTCCAAATTCTGAACCTTCATACTCTAAAAATCCACCTATTACAGAATGTTCGATCCAGGATTTGTTCAAAGGGAAAAACTTAGATCTAATCGCAGCTGCTTTACTATTAACGGGTAAACTAAAGGTCGATTCGGTTGAGCTATTTCGCGGCTCGCCAGTTGTAGTTGTAACTTTACTTGGAAAATACTTAACGACTGGAAATGATAAATCTAATGCTTTAGCTGATTTTCTCGAAGAAAATGGAGATATGACACTTGATGATGTATTTGATGCTTTTCAGAAGAGAATGGAAAAAGGGAGATAAATAATGAGCAGAAAAAAATAAATGATTATGGTAATGAATATAAGGGAAAAGGTTTTGACGGAATAGGTTTAACAGGTGGAATCTTTCTCGCAATTTTTCTCTTTTTATTAGTTTTTGGCTCCACTGACATAGATGATTTAACAGATGCCCCTGGTTAAAGGAGCTTTTACCTGAGTATTATAAATGAGGCGTGTATACTTACGTCAACTTATGCATGTTCGTAGAGGGTGAAGGGTATTTTCTTCCTTTTACTAGACTAAACAATTAGTGCTTACCTTGACTTGGTAAGCACCGTATTCATGTACACTTATCTTTCAATTTCTAGCTTCGTACCATTGTCAAATTTTACTTGTAGCTCAATTTCTTGTTTGCATCGAGGCATTGTCAGTTGTTGTTCGTAGATTAGCGGTAGGAACAGTTGAACGTTCTTCTGTTTGAACAACAGTTTAATTAGATTATTTACCACAATAAATTTGCACAAAAAAATATTTATTTAGGGCATCTCTTTTCATTTGAGGTGTCTTTTATTTTATCGGGTAACAACTGCCAGTAACAACTAAATGAACACAGACTAAAGGCGCCACATTCTGTGGCAACGTATGTGTGACCCACATCTTGTAGGCCTCAACTAACCATCAGTGGGGGAAGAGGAAAACCCACTCACTGATGGATGTTTCACTTTATTCGATTAATTTTGACTTAAGGCAAAAAAATATAATGAATGAAAGTTATTTTACTCGTGTTATATAACTTGTCACCCCGCAAAAACGTTGCTGTAGACCCACTCGATATTGGTCTGATAGTATAAAAAAGCATAAAAAGAGGAATAGTTCATTAATTTTGTGGTGGTGTATATAGATGGATGATCGTTTTAAACAAGCAGAGGTTGCAACATGGATAGGAATAGTTGTAAATGGAGTTTTAGCAATAATGAAAGGGTTTATCGGTTGGTTGTCGGGAAGTCGAGCTTTAATAGCAGATGCCGCTCATTCAGCTTCTGATGTAGTAGGCTCAATTGCCGTTCTTGCAGGATTACGTACGGCTAAAAAGCCTCCAGATAAAGATCATCCGTATGGGCATGGAAAAGCCGAAAATATTGCGACGATCATTGTCGCTATTCTATTAATCGTTATTGGTGTAGAAATAGCGATATCTTCATTAAAAATAATTTTTGGTGAAATACCTCCTGCTCCCAAAGGGATAGCATTAGGCGCTATTATTATTTCGATACTCGTAAAGGAAGTGCTGTTTCAATATAAGTATCGTCTTGCAAAAAAAATTAACAGTTCAGCGTTACTAGCAGAGGCATGGCACCACCGTTCAGATGCATTATCATCAATTGCAGCTTTTGTAGGTGTACTGGGTGCCATCTTAGGTCAACAGTATAACTATCCTATATTCATTTATTTAGATCCATTAGCAGGATTGGTCGTATCCATCTTGGTTATTAAAGTAGGATTCTCACTGGCAAAGGAATCAAGCCTCATTATGATGGAGCAAGTTCTTGGTCCTGAAAAAACGAAACCTTACATTAAGACGGTAACTAATATCGAAGGTGTGAAAAGAGTTGACGAGTTGTTGGCTAGAACACATGGACACTACATTGTCATCGATATTAAAGTGAGTGTAGATCCTCATATAAGTGTAGAGGAGGGGCATTTTATTTCAAAGAAAGTCAAACAGGGTCTATTAGCTAACCATAGGGATATAAAAAAAGTATTTGTTCACATTAACCCGTATCGGATAGAAAGTAACTATAACAATGTACGTAATACAGTTAAAGTATAGGGAGTAAGATATCGAAAATAAACTAGGGGGTCATACATATGAAATTAGATGGAAAAGTAGCTATTGCAGGAGCAGCATTTGGTGCATCTAAGCATGCGGTGGTTGATTGCTGAAAATAAATAATACAAGATAGTTGAACAAATTTGACTTGTATTTAGTATGGTTTTAGTGATTTAATATATGATTCATAAATCTGGGTGGTACCGCGGTCCAATCGTCCCTTTTTAGAGGCGATTGGATTTTTTTATAGTAGTATAGCAGTCATTTTCTCAGTAAGTGCCCGATTGGTTCAAACTAACAATTAATAAGTACAAATAAGAGGAATTATTGACTTAATTATCGAAAGGGAAGATATACTTTAACACCATGTAAGAGAAGTCTGTTGAATAAGCCACTTTTCTGAACGCTTTAGGTGTAATTTAACTACAGTGTACAAACAAAAGTAATTCCAAATAATGGATATATTTTATTTGTACAGGGAGGAAACATGAAAATGAATAAACTTGTAAATTTCAATAAGGCAAAAAGCTTTCTTCAAACGGATCAATCTAATAAATTACTACTTCTATCAGTAATTCTTATATGGGGGTATGCATGGGTAACAATGAAAATGTCATTGGAATATACAGGCCCATTTACCTTCTCAGCTTTTCGGTTTCTTATAGGTGCTCTAACGTTACTGCTCATCCTATTTTGGAAAAGAGTACCTAGGCCGAAAAAAAAACTTTGGGGACCGCTTATTTTACTTGGAATATTTCAAACTACCTTAGTTTATATTTTTGTAATGACAGGAATGAGATTTGTAGATGCAGGAAAATCATCAGTTATTCTATATTCTATGCCACTTTGGAGTGCCATTCTTGCTAGCAAGTTTTTAAACGAAAAAGTTTCATGGATAAGAGGTGTCGGAGTAGGGTTAGGTGTAGTGGGGCTTTCTTTTGTTATTGGTATAGACGTTTGGAAAAATCAAAATATGATGGTTCTAATGGGTGAAGGATTCATTGTATTAGCAGCAGTCATTTGGGCTGCCGCTAACATCTACCATAAAAAGGTTTTTGCTGGTGAAAATCAGTTAACAGTTACAACGTATCAAATGTTGTTTGGTATGGTCGGGTTATTTTTGGCAGCTTTATTAATGGAAAGAAATGAACCAATTATTGTGAATGTAACAAGCATATCCTTACTTCTTTTTACTGGGATATTAGCTTCAGCATTTTGTTTTTCCGTTTGGTTTTATTTGTTAGAAAAGCTAGATACAAATACATTAACGAATGCTTCCTTGCTTGTTCCGATTGCCGGTATAGTTGCTAGCTATTTTTCTCTCCAAGAACCAGTTACATTAGAGATGTTCTTTGGAGCTATGTTGATACTTATTGGGATCATGGTAAATAAAAATGATCAACTAATTTATAAAAAATTAAAGTTAAAAACGGGACACAATGAGAATATATGATGACTACATAATAAACGACACTTTTTTTTATCATTAGCAAAAATTTTATCCCGCAACAACTGGCAGTAATACAACCACTTCAAGACTTTGAGGAATCAAAGGAGGATTAGTGGGGGATAAACTGCCAGTACAAGCTTAATGAACACAGACTAAGTGCGCCAGGTCCTGTGGCAACGTCTGTGTGAGCCACATCGTGTGGGCCTCAACTAACCAACAGTGGGGGAAGAGGCAAACCCTCACCGATGGAAGTTTCACTTGATTATAACAATTGCCAGGGAAGGTATTTCTAAAGGACCAAGGATAAGACGGTTAACACATCATGAGGTTTTCCGGATGAAGAGAAGCGTTAAAAAAATGGTATAAGAAACCCTTCAATTTCTAAAAATGAAAATGGAGGTGTCCACTATGACATACAACCATGATGTAGATTACGACCGAGACGGTGATCGTGAAGATCAAATTTCAAAAGATCAAAGAGAAGAGATCTTAAAGGAAAATCTTAAACAAGAGGAAGAAATGATGAAATCGTATCTCATTTTAGCTGAACGGACTCACGATGATGACGTATTAAAAAATCGCCTAATGAATTTTGCTGAAGGAAATGCCAAACGCTCAAGACAATTAGAGGATGAGATTAATCAAATTCCAGAAGACGCGCAGTAAGGTTGAATTCATTTTATCCCGCAACAACTAGCTGTAATACCCCCACTTCAAGACTTCGAGGAATCAAAGAAGGATAAGTGGGGATAAACTGCCAGTACAAGCTTAATGAACACAGACTAAATGCGCCACGTCCTGTGGCAACGTCTGTGTGACCGACAGACATCGTGTGGGCCTCAACTAACCATCAGTGGGGGAAGAGGAACCCCCTCACTGATTGAAGTTTCACTTTATTATGAAAAAAGTGTCATTGTATTAGGCGGTGTAAACAATAAAAAATCTGTATAAGAACAACTTTATTTTTCTAAAAAATGAAAATGGAAGTGTCCAATATGGCATCCTCTTTTGGCGTAACAGTGTTTAGTTGATAAAAATCAACTCATTAAGGGGTAATCTTCCATCTAAGTATGTTAACGAAAACTGTTTTTTCTGTGCTCACGAAGTCTTTTTTAACTTCAATTGTTTCTTCTTTTCAAATACAGGGATGAGTCGAGAGGAGATCCATGCGACAATAGGAATCGTTAAAATAATCGCAATACTCCCAGCAATTCCTTGAATAATCTCGATGCTTATAAGGTCCATGTTCATTAATTGATGGTAAGGTACATTTAAAGAATAAAGCACTAAGATTGAATTTAAAGATGTTCCTGTAAAGGCAAGGATCAACGTATTTGCACTCGTTCCCATCATATCTCGGCCCACATTCATTCCAGATTGAAACAGCATTTTATTAGTTATTTTGCGGTTGTTGGAATGAATTTCTTGAGCGGACGAGGCGATTGACATCGCAATATCCATGATCGCTCCTAAACTAGCAATAAGTATTCCCGCAAATAGCAGCCCGCTAATTTGCATATTCGTTTCTCGCGCAACTAAGATTAACGTTTCTGCTTCGTAGGTGTTAAATCCTGTTACACGGGCAAAGTGTCCAGATAAAATAGAAATCACCCCAGCGATAATTACGCCAATCGTCGTCCCAACGATAGCTGATATTGTCTTTGCGCTCCATCCATTCAGTAGAAATAGCGTCACACAGGTGGCAAGGACTACAATTAATACGGATGAAAAGATCGGTGAATAGCCTTTATACAACATCGGTATAAATAAAAATATGATGATCGCAACGGTAAAAATAATTCCCGCAATCGTTTTCAGTCCTTTTTGTCCGCCAACAATCCCCATAATGGTGATAAAAGCAAAAATTAAACCGTAAAGGATAGGTGCTCGGTAATGATTATAAACTGAGACAATGTACAGCTGTGAGCTGGCGGTATCTACAGAGACGATAATACGAGAGCCCGGCTCAACATAAACATTATACAGCGTACTGAGGTAATTTTTGATTGTATGGATTTCTCCTTTATATTCTCCTGTTAAAACTGCTACTTCAATTTCTTGCGATCCTAGATATAAGCCACTAATCGTATCATCTTTAGTTATATCCTCACTAATAATATCGATGACCTTCGCTTTTTCAAAATGGACGTAAGCTGATCCACTTTGTTCATTAAAAATGACTTTTTCTCCTGTATTAAACCAATACAATATGAGACCTAAAACGAGTAATGAACTTAATAATAAGAAATATTGTTTTACACATTTCAACATGCATCCTATCCTTTCCGAGTCTAGCACGATTATTAAGTTATTGTACAAGCAGACTGTTAAGGAGCACTAATTGTTGTGTAAATTTTTACTAAAGTTCCTGTAAATAAACGTTTTTGTCCTTTCAGGAGTATTGAACTAGCCTTTTCGTCTATAATGAATTCAAAAGGCTTAAAAGGTAAAGGGGTAAAAGTGAAAAAAGATATATTTTTTCTATAAGTCTACTAAAGTGATGCTAGTTATATTGTGATAGATTCGGGCTAGAAACCTTATCGTTAAGCTAGTTCTTCGTCGATTTGAAAATGTAAAATTTTTAATTTATTAATTTACACACTATTCATTAAATTTACATTCTTTCATACAAAATTTACTGAAACTCTATTATTTATCGAATGGAATTGCCGTAGTATTACAGATGTGCATGTATTATACCGCGGTAATAGATGCCACAATATAAGAGGAGGGAAGTAATATGATGCAAAATAAGAGTTCAGTCGCTTTCTTTTTATCTTTCATCATGATCTTTTCATTAATGTTTAGTAGTTTTGGTGTTGCTTTTGCTAATGAGATGGTAAGTGTGGATCAGGAACAAATGGAGAAACAAGATGTATTGATTCAAAGTACAGATGTTGTAAATGCATCTACTTATTCTATTTCAGGTATTGCGATCAACCCTGGTAGAAATGAATCAGAGCTTTATTTTGCTTGGTACTCACCCCGAGGACCTACAGGAACCGTTGTTCAATTTGCGGAAAAATCGGACATGGTAGGAAATGAATTCCCAATTGAGCAAGCAACGACATTTGAAGGTACAGCTACTAACGCTGTGACAGGTTTCTCTTCTAATAAAGTCGTTGTAACAGGCCTTGTGCCAAGGAACGAATATGTTTACCGACTAGGTGACGGAAATGATGCGCATTGGAGTCCTGTATATGAATTCAAGACGCAAGCAACTGATGAATATAGTTTTTTAATGTATGGTGATCCACAAATCGGAGTAGGGGGTAATGTTACTTCGAATGCACAAGGGTGGGTCAATACGGTTAATAATTCGTTAAACCAATTTCCAGATGTAAACTTTTTAGTTTCTGTTGGTGATCAAGTTGAAACCGCAACAAGTGAGGCGCATTATGATGGCTATTTCGCTCCAGAACAATTAAAAAACTTTGCTATGAGTACAGTTCAAGGAAATCATGATAATCAAATCAACTATCAATATCACTTCAATACCCCGAATCATTCGCCAGAATATATTTCAACCAATGCAGGTGGTAATCACTACTATACGTATGGCAACACACTTTTTATGGTGTTAAATACGAATGCTCGAAGTGGTGCAGGTCATAAGGCATTTATGCAAGAAGCAATTGCTAACCATCCTGATGTTGAATGGAAAGTTGTCATTAACCACCAATCTCTTTATAGTTCGGCTAATCATTCAACAAGTAGTACAACGGCAGATTTAAGAGCCAACCTTTTTCCTGTCTTCGATGAGCTTGAAATC
This window encodes:
- a CDS encoding YibE/F family protein produces the protein MLKCVKQYFLLLSSLLVLGLILYWFNTGEKVIFNEQSGSAYVHFEKAKVIDIISEDITKDDTISGLYLGSQEIEVAVLTGEYKGEIHTIKNYLSTLYNVYVEPGSRIIVSVDTASSQLYIVSVYNHYRAPILYGLIFAFITIMGIVGGQKGLKTIAGIIFTVAIIIFLFIPMLYKGYSPIFSSVLIVVLATCVTLFLLNGWSAKTISAIVGTTIGVIIAGVISILSGHFARVTGFNTYEAETLILVARETNMQISGLLFAGILIASLGAIMDIAMSIASSAQEIHSNNRKITNKMLFQSGMNVGRDMMGTSANTLILAFTGTSLNSILVLYSLNVPYHQLMNMDLISIEIIQGIAGSIAIILTIPIVAWISSRLIPVFEKKKQLKLKKTS
- a CDS encoding cation diffusion facilitator family transporter translates to MDDRFKQAEVATWIGIVVNGVLAIMKGFIGWLSGSRALIADAAHSASDVVGSIAVLAGLRTAKKPPDKDHPYGHGKAENIATIIVAILLIVIGVEIAISSLKIIFGEIPPAPKGIALGAIIISILVKEVLFQYKYRLAKKINSSALLAEAWHHRSDALSSIAAFVGVLGAILGQQYNYPIFIYLDPLAGLVVSILVIKVGFSLAKESSLIMMEQVLGPEKTKPYIKTVTNIEGVKRVDELLARTHGHYIVIDIKVSVDPHISVEEGHFISKKVKQGLLANHRDIKKVFVHINPYRIESNYNNVRNTVKV
- a CDS encoding DMT family transporter → MNKLVNFNKAKSFLQTDQSNKLLLLSVILIWGYAWVTMKMSLEYTGPFTFSAFRFLIGALTLLLILFWKRVPRPKKKLWGPLILLGIFQTTLVYIFVMTGMRFVDAGKSSVILYSMPLWSAILASKFLNEKVSWIRGVGVGLGVVGLSFVIGIDVWKNQNMMVLMGEGFIVLAAVIWAAANIYHKKVFAGENQLTVTTYQMLFGMVGLFLAALLMERNEPIIVNVTSISLLLFTGILASAFCFSVWFYLLEKLDTNTLTNASLLVPIAGIVASYFSLQEPVTLEMFFGAMLILIGIMVNKNDQLIYKKLKLKTGHNENI